The proteins below are encoded in one region of Pseudomonas putida S13.1.2:
- a CDS encoding DUF2474 domain-containing protein: MMTGKHGLEEKKPLWQRLGWLVLIWAMSVAALGVAAWVMRLFMGAAGLTTH, translated from the coding sequence ATGATGACCGGCAAACATGGCCTGGAAGAGAAGAAACCGCTGTGGCAGCGACTGGGTTGGCTGGTGCTGATCTGGGCAATGAGTGTTGCGGCCCTGGGTGTGGCAGCGTGGGTGATGCGGCTGTTCATGGGGGCTGCGGGCCTTACCACCCATTGA
- a CDS encoding methyltransferase produces MPLLTTPYAELDLIRQPEQANDPLQAFDAADEYLLAQLHAQAPDASCRVLVLNDSFGALAASLAGRLQVVSSGDSHLAHLALEKNLARNGLPFDSVPFVPASEHWQGPFDRVLVRVPKTLALLEEQLIRLQGHLAPGAQVIAGAMIKHLPHAAGDLMEKYIGPVQASLAQKKARLLTATLAERPAASSPYPSRYRLDAPALELVNHANVFCREGLDIGTRAFLPHLPRDLGNARVADLGCGNGVLAIASALANPDAQYTLVDESYMAVQSAQENWQAALGGRPATFIAADGLAGVEKQSLDVVLCNPPFHQQQVVGDFLAWRMFQQAREALVVGGALYIVGNRHLGYHSKLARLFRGVEQVAATPKFVILKARK; encoded by the coding sequence ATGCCCCTGTTGACCACCCCCTACGCCGAACTCGACCTGATCCGCCAGCCGGAACAGGCCAACGACCCACTGCAGGCTTTCGATGCCGCCGACGAGTACCTGCTTGCGCAGTTGCATGCACAGGCACCCGACGCCAGCTGCCGGGTGCTGGTGCTCAATGACAGCTTCGGTGCCTTGGCCGCCAGCCTGGCAGGCCGGCTGCAGGTGGTCAGCAGCGGCGATTCGCACCTGGCGCACCTGGCCCTGGAAAAGAACCTGGCGCGCAACGGCTTGCCGTTCGACAGCGTGCCCTTCGTGCCGGCCAGCGAACATTGGCAAGGCCCGTTCGACCGGGTGCTGGTGCGCGTGCCCAAGACCCTGGCCCTGCTTGAAGAACAGCTGATCCGCCTGCAGGGCCACCTGGCGCCTGGCGCGCAGGTGATTGCCGGGGCAATGATCAAGCACTTGCCCCACGCAGCCGGCGACCTGATGGAAAAGTACATAGGCCCGGTGCAGGCTTCGCTGGCGCAGAAAAAAGCCCGCCTGCTGACCGCAACGCTGGCCGAACGGCCGGCCGCAAGCTCGCCCTACCCTAGCCGCTATCGCCTCGACGCGCCGGCGCTGGAACTGGTCAACCACGCCAACGTGTTCTGCCGTGAAGGCCTGGATATCGGCACCCGGGCGTTCCTGCCGCATCTGCCACGCGACCTGGGCAACGCACGGGTTGCGGACCTGGGCTGCGGCAATGGCGTGCTGGCAATTGCCAGCGCTCTGGCCAACCCGGATGCCCAGTACACGCTGGTCGACGAATCGTACATGGCGGTGCAGTCGGCGCAGGAAAACTGGCAAGCCGCGCTGGGCGGACGCCCGGCGACCTTCATCGCAGCCGATGGGTTGGCCGGGGTGGAGAAGCAGTCGCTCGATGTGGTGCTGTGCAACCCGCCGTTCCACCAGCAGCAGGTGGTGGGCGATTTCCTTGCCTGGCGCATGTTCCAGCAGGCGCGCGAAGCGCTGGTGGTGGGTGGGGCGTTGTATATCGTGGGTAACCGCCACTTGGGCTATCACAGCAAGCTGGCGCGGTTGTTCCGGGGTGTGGAGCAGGTGGCGGCGACGCCCAAGTTTGTCATCCTCAAAGCCCGTAAATAA
- a CDS encoding autoinducer binding domain-containing protein: MLHWNPEHLQAFVNERSPRKLFDIAVHLAQDLGMDYLGLNMRIQIATQTPRVYLYSNYPDEWIERYQRDEFYKQDPAANVSHSSTMPVLWTDELYREAPQFREAACLHGLRHGWTQSLHDLQHNESQISVARPAEKIDIVELYDKAGSVQWLCHTLHAVLGEHHLNALCPPQPKMSERELEVLKWSAAGKTAADVACILSLSQSTVNFHIRSVITKTNAANKAGAIAIAALRGWI; the protein is encoded by the coding sequence ATGCTTCACTGGAATCCCGAACACCTTCAGGCGTTCGTCAACGAACGCAGCCCACGGAAGCTGTTCGACATCGCGGTACATCTGGCGCAAGACCTGGGCATGGACTACCTCGGCTTGAACATGCGCATCCAGATCGCCACGCAGACACCCAGGGTGTACCTCTACAGCAACTACCCGGATGAGTGGATCGAGCGCTACCAGCGCGATGAGTTCTACAAGCAGGACCCGGCCGCCAACGTCAGCCACAGTTCGACCATGCCGGTGCTGTGGACCGACGAACTGTATCGTGAAGCCCCGCAATTTCGCGAAGCGGCCTGCCTGCACGGCTTGCGCCATGGCTGGACGCAATCACTGCACGACCTGCAGCACAACGAAAGCCAGATCAGCGTGGCCAGGCCAGCCGAAAAAATCGACATCGTCGAGCTTTACGACAAGGCTGGCAGCGTTCAGTGGCTGTGCCATACCCTGCATGCAGTACTGGGCGAACACCACCTGAACGCACTGTGCCCACCGCAACCTAAAATGAGCGAGCGAGAACTGGAAGTACTGAAATGGTCGGCCGCCGGCAAGACCGCAGCCGATGTGGCTTGCATCCTCTCACTGTCGCAGAGCACGGTGAACTTCCATATCCGCAGCGTGATTACCAAGACCAACGCCGCCAACAAGGCCGGCGCCATCGCCATCGCCGCCCTGCGTGGCTGGATCTGA
- a CDS encoding ferredoxin--NADP reductase, protein MTASAEKFTRQTLLDVQPLTPNLFSLRVTRDAGFRFRSGQFARLGVTKADGSVVWRAYSMVSAPHDEHLDFFSIVVPGGEFTSELSRLGAGDTLLIDRQAFGFLTLDRFVGGRDLWLLATGTGIAPFMSILQDFEAWERFDSIKLVYSVREAKELAYVDEIAGLEQRDYLAEYAGKLQFIPVVTREQHPGALNERITTLIENGELEKAAGLELSPEHSRVMLCGNPEMIDETRKVLKARDLQLSLSKRPGQVAVENYW, encoded by the coding sequence ATGACCGCTAGCGCCGAAAAGTTCACCCGCCAGACCCTGCTCGATGTTCAGCCACTCACGCCGAACCTCTTCAGCCTGCGGGTTACGCGCGATGCGGGGTTCCGCTTCCGTTCCGGCCAGTTCGCCCGCCTTGGCGTGACCAAGGCCGATGGCAGCGTGGTGTGGCGCGCCTATTCCATGGTCAGCGCACCCCATGACGAACACCTCGACTTCTTTTCCATCGTGGTGCCAGGGGGGGAGTTCACCAGTGAGCTGAGCCGGCTGGGGGCGGGTGATACCTTGCTGATTGACCGCCAGGCCTTCGGTTTCCTTACCCTTGACCGCTTCGTCGGTGGGCGCGACCTGTGGCTGCTGGCAACCGGCACCGGTATTGCGCCATTCATGTCGATCCTGCAGGACTTCGAGGCTTGGGAGCGTTTTGACAGCATCAAGCTGGTGTATTCGGTGCGTGAAGCGAAAGAGCTGGCCTACGTGGATGAAATTGCCGGGCTGGAACAGCGTGATTACCTGGCCGAGTACGCGGGCAAGTTGCAGTTCATTCCGGTGGTGACCCGTGAGCAGCACCCGGGGGCACTGAATGAGCGCATTACCACGCTGATCGAGAATGGTGAGCTGGAGAAGGCAGCAGGGCTGGAGCTGTCGCCGGAGCATTCGCGGGTGATGCTGTGCGGTAACCCGGAGATGATCGACGAAACGCGCAAGGTGCTGAAGGCGCGTGACCTGCAACTGAGCCTGAGCAAGCGGCCGGGGCAGGTGGCTGTGGAAAACTACTGGTAA
- the mscL gene encoding large-conductance mechanosensitive channel protein MscL, which translates to MGMISEFKAFAVKGNVVDMAVGIIIGAAFGKIVSSFVGDVVMPPLGLLIGGVDFSDLAITLKAGEGDIPAVVLAYGKFIQTVIDFLIVAFAIFMGVKAINRLKREEAVAPTVPPVPSAEETLLTEIRDLLKTQNQNRLP; encoded by the coding sequence ATGGGCATGATCAGTGAGTTCAAGGCCTTCGCGGTCAAAGGCAATGTCGTCGACATGGCGGTCGGTATCATCATCGGCGCGGCCTTCGGCAAGATCGTCTCGTCCTTCGTCGGAGACGTGGTCATGCCGCCACTGGGCCTGTTGATCGGGGGGGTGGACTTCAGCGACCTGGCCATTACCCTGAAGGCTGGCGAAGGTGACATCCCGGCAGTGGTGCTGGCCTATGGCAAGTTCATCCAGACCGTGATCGACTTCCTGATCGTTGCCTTTGCCATCTTCATGGGCGTGAAGGCGATCAACAGGCTCAAGCGTGAAGAAGCCGTGGCGCCAACTGTGCCGCCTGTGCCTTCGGCTGAAGAGACCCTGCTGACCGAGATTCGCGATTTGCTCAAGACGCAGAACCAGAATCGGCTGCCTTGA
- the radA gene encoding DNA repair protein RadA has protein sequence MAKAKRLYGCTECGATFPKWAGQCGECGAWNTLVETMIESGGAAAPSSGRAGWTGQQAQIKTLAEVSVEEIPRFTTSSTELDRVLGGGLVDGSVVLIGGDPGIGKSTILLQTLCNIAVGMPALYVTGEESQQQVAMRSRRLGLPQDQLKVMTETCIETIIATARVEKPRVMVIDSIQTIFTEQLQSAPGGVAQVRESTALLVRYAKQSGTAIFLVGHVTKEGSLAGPRVLEHMVDTVLYFEGESDGRLRLLRAVKNRFGAVNELGVFGMTDRGLKEVSNPSAIFLNRTQEEVPGSVVMATWEGTRPMLVEVQALVDDSHLANPRRVTLGLDQNRLAMLLAVLHRHGGIPTHDQDVFLNVVGGVKVLETASDLALLAAVMSSLRNRPLAHGLLVFGEIGLSGEVRPVPSGQERLKEAAKHGFKRAIVPKGNAPKESPAGLQVIAVTRLEQALDALFE, from the coding sequence ATGGCCAAGGCCAAGCGCTTGTATGGCTGCACCGAGTGTGGCGCGACCTTTCCCAAATGGGCCGGCCAGTGCGGCGAATGCGGGGCCTGGAACACGCTGGTCGAAACCATGATCGAGAGCGGCGGTGCCGCTGCGCCCAGTAGCGGCCGCGCCGGCTGGACCGGGCAGCAAGCGCAGATCAAGACCCTGGCCGAAGTCAGTGTCGAGGAAATCCCGCGCTTTACCACCAGCAGCACCGAACTGGACCGTGTGTTGGGCGGCGGCCTGGTGGATGGCTCGGTGGTGCTGATTGGTGGCGACCCTGGCATCGGCAAGTCGACCATCCTGCTGCAGACCTTGTGCAACATCGCCGTGGGCATGCCGGCGCTGTATGTCACCGGGGAGGAGTCGCAGCAGCAGGTGGCCATGCGCTCGCGGCGCCTGGGCTTGCCCCAGGACCAGCTGAAGGTGATGACCGAGACCTGCATCGAAACCATCATTGCCACGGCGCGGGTCGAGAAACCGCGGGTAATGGTGATCGACTCGATCCAGACCATCTTCACCGAGCAGTTGCAGTCGGCACCTGGCGGCGTGGCCCAGGTGCGCGAGAGCACGGCGCTGCTGGTGCGTTACGCCAAGCAGAGCGGCACGGCGATCTTCCTGGTCGGCCACGTGACCAAGGAGGGTTCGCTGGCCGGGCCACGGGTACTGGAGCACATGGTCGATACCGTGCTGTATTTCGAAGGTGAGTCCGACGGCCGCCTGCGGCTGTTGCGGGCGGTGAAGAACCGCTTTGGCGCGGTCAATGAACTGGGCGTGTTCGGCATGACCGACCGGGGCCTGAAAGAGGTATCCAACCCGTCGGCGATCTTCCTTAACCGCACCCAGGAAGAAGTGCCGGGCAGTGTGGTGATGGCCACCTGGGAGGGCACCCGGCCAATGCTGGTCGAGGTACAAGCACTGGTCGACGACAGCCACCTGGCCAACCCGCGCCGGGTAACCCTGGGCCTGGACCAGAACCGCTTGGCCATGTTGCTGGCGGTGCTGCACCGCCACGGCGGTATTCCTACCCACGATCAGGACGTGTTCCTCAACGTGGTGGGCGGGGTCAAGGTGCTGGAAACGGCTTCGGACCTGGCGTTGCTGGCGGCAGTGATGTCCAGCTTGCGTAACCGGCCACTGGCCCATGGGCTGCTGGTGTTTGGCGAGATCGGCCTGTCGGGCGAGGTGCGGCCCGTGCCTAGCGGGCAGGAGCGTTTGAAGGAGGCGGCCAAGCATGGCTTCAAGCGCGCCATCGTGCCCAAGGGCAATGCGCCGAAAGAGTCGCCGGCGGGGCTGCAGGTTATTGCCGTCACCCGCCTGGAACAGGCCCTGGATGCATTGTTCGAGTGA
- a CDS encoding nucleobase:cation symporter-2 family protein: MTTSPSTSPAKRPEDENLGLGANLAYGLQHVLTMYGGIVAVPLILGQAAGLNGAEIGMLIAASLFAGGLATLLQTLGLPFFGCQLPLVQGVSFAGVATMGAILSSEGGGGLPGVLGAVMAASLIGFLITPVFSRITKFFPPLVTGIVITTIGLTLMPVAARWVMGGNSASPEFGSVANIGLAGLTFAIVLLLSKLGSATISRLSILLAMVLGTLIAWALGMTDFSKVTEGPMFAFPTPFHFGMPEFHIAAILSMCIVIMVTLVETSADILAVGEIIDTKVDSKRLGNGLRADMASSILAPIFGSFTQSAFAQNVGLVAVTGVKSRYVVATGGVILVVLGLLPVMGRVIAAVPTPVLGGAGIVLFGTVAASGIRTLSKVSYKNNVNLIIVAASLGFGMIPIAAPNFYHHFPNWFETIFHSGISSAAIMAILLNLIFNHFTTGNSENQSVFAAAYERTIQYSDISALRDGDYFKDGKLFDAEGNEVPLLELDEHGNQTVRRAAVAEH; this comes from the coding sequence ATGACTACGTCCCCTAGCACGTCTCCCGCCAAGCGCCCCGAGGATGAAAACCTCGGCCTTGGTGCCAACCTGGCTTACGGTCTGCAGCATGTGTTGACCATGTATGGAGGGATCGTCGCGGTACCCCTGATCCTGGGGCAGGCCGCAGGCCTCAACGGCGCCGAAATCGGCATGCTGATTGCCGCCTCGCTGTTTGCCGGTGGCCTGGCCACCCTGCTGCAAACCCTCGGCCTGCCGTTTTTCGGCTGCCAGTTGCCGCTGGTGCAGGGCGTGTCGTTCGCCGGTGTGGCGACCATGGGTGCAATCCTCAGCAGCGAGGGCGGCGGTGGCCTGCCCGGCGTGCTCGGCGCGGTCATGGCAGCATCGCTGATCGGTTTTCTGATCACCCCGGTGTTCTCGCGCATCACCAAGTTCTTCCCGCCGCTGGTGACCGGTATCGTCATCACCACCATCGGCCTGACCCTGATGCCGGTGGCCGCCCGTTGGGTGATGGGTGGCAACAGCGCCTCGCCGGAGTTCGGCAGCGTGGCCAACATCGGCCTGGCGGGGCTGACCTTCGCCATCGTGCTGCTGCTGAGCAAGCTGGGCAGCGCAACCATCTCGCGCTTGTCGATCCTGCTGGCCATGGTGCTCGGCACGCTGATTGCCTGGGCGCTGGGGATGACCGACTTCAGCAAGGTCACCGAAGGCCCGATGTTCGCCTTCCCCACGCCGTTCCACTTCGGCATGCCGGAATTTCACATCGCCGCAATCCTGTCGATGTGCATCGTGATCATGGTAACTCTGGTTGAAACCTCGGCCGACATCCTTGCCGTGGGTGAGATCATCGATACCAAGGTCGATTCCAAGCGCCTGGGCAACGGCCTGCGCGCCGACATGGCATCGAGCATCCTGGCGCCGATCTTCGGCTCGTTCACCCAGAGCGCGTTCGCCCAGAACGTCGGCCTGGTGGCCGTGACCGGGGTCAAGAGCCGTTACGTGGTGGCCACGGGCGGTGTGATCCTGGTGGTGCTCGGCCTGCTGCCGGTCATGGGCCGGGTGATTGCCGCAGTACCAACCCCGGTACTGGGCGGCGCGGGCATCGTGTTGTTCGGCACGGTGGCGGCCAGTGGTATCCGCACCCTGTCCAAGGTCAGCTACAAGAACAACGTCAACCTGATCATCGTCGCGGCTTCGCTGGGCTTCGGCATGATCCCGATCGCCGCGCCTAACTTCTACCACCACTTCCCCAACTGGTTCGAGACCATCTTCCACTCGGGCATCAGTTCGGCGGCGATCATGGCCATCCTGCTGAACCTGATCTTCAACCACTTCACCACCGGCAACTCGGAAAACCAGTCCGTGTTCGCCGCAGCTTACGAGCGCACCATCCAGTACTCCGACATTTCCGCGCTGCGTGATGGCGACTACTTCAAGGATGGCAAGCTGTTCGATGCCGAAGGGAACGAAGTGCCGTTGCTGGAGCTGGACGAGCATGGCAACCAGACGGTCAGGCGTGCGGCAGTTGCCGAGCATTGA
- a CDS encoding PilZ domain-containing protein, with the protein MSDHDERRRFQRIQFDAPTRLCQGARCWEVKLLDLSLKGLLVERPKPWDPDLSQDFEAYILLNDEVTEVQMQVELRHEEPDRLGFICLYIDIHSMSHLHRLVELNVADSTEMMRELRELIE; encoded by the coding sequence ATGAGCGATCACGACGAACGCCGCCGTTTCCAGCGTATCCAGTTCGATGCCCCGACCAGGCTGTGCCAGGGCGCACGTTGCTGGGAGGTGAAACTGCTCGACCTGTCCCTCAAAGGCCTGCTGGTCGAACGCCCTAAACCCTGGGATCCCGACCTGAGCCAGGATTTCGAAGCCTACATCCTGCTCAACGACGAAGTGACCGAAGTGCAGATGCAGGTCGAACTGCGTCACGAAGAACCGGATCGACTGGGCTTCATCTGCCTGTACATCGACATCCATTCGATGAGCCATTTGCACCGTCTTGTGGAATTGAACGTGGCCGACAGCACCGAAATGATGCGTGAGCTGCGCGAACTCATCGAATAA
- a CDS encoding carbon starvation CstA family protein, protein MNNNNSLLRHIPWLALAVIGACALGVVALRRGEAINALWIVVAAVAIYLVAYRYYSLFIATKVMQLDPRRATPAVLNNDGLDYVPTNKHILFGHHFAAIAGAGPLVGPVLAAQMGYLPGTLWLIAGVVLAGAVQDFMVLFLSTRRNGRSLGDMVREEMGRIPGTIALFGCFLIMIIILAVLALIVVKALAESPWGMFTVMATIPIAMFMGIYMRYIRPGRIGEISIVGVVLLLASIWLGGVIAADPVWGPAFTFTGVQITWMLVGYGFVAAVLPVWLVLAPRDYLSTFLKIGTIVGLAIGILIIAPELKMPALTQFTDGTGPVWKGTLFPFLFITIACGAVSGFHALISSGTTPKLLDNETNARYIGYGGMLMESFVAIMAMVAASVIEPGVYFAMNSPAAVVGADVASVAQTVSSWGFLITPEQLEAVARDIGEHTILARAGGAPTLAVGIAQILHQVLPGENTMAFWYHFAILFEALFILTAVDAGTRAGRFMLQDLLGSFVPALKRTESWGANLLATAGCVAMWGYLLYQGVIDPLGGINTLWPLFGISNQMLAGIALMLGTVVLIKMKRQRYIWVTLVPAVWLLICTTAAGLIKLFDPNPAVGFLALAKKYSTALDAGQVLAPAKDIGQMQHVIFNAYTNAGLTILFLLVVFSILFFAIKVGYAAWGRKERSDKETPFQALPDA, encoded by the coding sequence ATGAACAACAATAATAGCCTGCTACGCCACATTCCGTGGCTGGCGCTGGCAGTCATAGGGGCCTGTGCGCTGGGTGTGGTTGCCCTGCGTCGGGGTGAGGCAATCAACGCCTTGTGGATCGTGGTCGCGGCAGTGGCCATCTACCTGGTTGCCTACCGGTACTACAGCCTGTTCATCGCCACCAAGGTGATGCAACTGGACCCGCGCCGTGCTACCCCGGCGGTGCTCAACAACGACGGCCTGGACTACGTCCCGACCAACAAACACATCCTCTTCGGTCACCACTTCGCTGCCATCGCTGGCGCAGGCCCCTTGGTCGGCCCGGTGCTCGCCGCGCAAATGGGCTACTTGCCCGGCACGCTGTGGCTGATCGCCGGCGTGGTGCTGGCCGGTGCGGTACAAGACTTCATGGTCCTGTTCCTGTCTACCCGCCGCAACGGCCGCTCGCTGGGCGACATGGTGCGCGAGGAGATGGGCCGCATTCCGGGCACCATCGCCCTGTTCGGCTGCTTCCTGATCATGATCATCATCCTTGCGGTGCTGGCGCTGATCGTGGTCAAGGCCCTGGCCGAGAGCCCGTGGGGCATGTTCACGGTAATGGCGACCATCCCGATCGCGATGTTCATGGGCATCTACATGCGCTACATCCGCCCGGGCCGCATTGGCGAGATCTCGATTGTTGGCGTGGTATTGCTGCTGGCCTCGATCTGGCTGGGCGGCGTCATCGCTGCGGATCCGGTCTGGGGCCCGGCGTTCACCTTCACCGGCGTGCAGATTACCTGGATGCTGGTGGGCTACGGCTTCGTCGCCGCCGTGCTGCCGGTGTGGCTGGTGCTGGCGCCGCGTGACTACCTGTCGACCTTCCTCAAGATCGGCACCATCGTTGGCCTGGCCATCGGTATCCTGATCATCGCGCCCGAGCTGAAAATGCCGGCGCTGACCCAGTTCACAGACGGCACCGGGCCGGTGTGGAAGGGCACCCTGTTCCCGTTCCTGTTCATCACCATTGCCTGTGGTGCGGTGTCCGGCTTCCATGCGCTGATCTCTTCGGGGACCACGCCCAAGCTGCTGGACAACGAAACCAACGCCCGCTACATCGGCTACGGCGGCATGCTGATGGAGTCGTTCGTTGCCATCATGGCCATGGTCGCTGCTTCGGTGATCGAGCCGGGCGTGTACTTCGCCATGAACAGCCCGGCCGCCGTGGTGGGTGCAGACGTTGCGTCGGTGGCGCAGACGGTCAGCAGCTGGGGCTTCCTGATTACCCCCGAGCAGCTTGAAGCCGTGGCCCGTGACATTGGCGAGCACACCATCCTGGCCCGTGCCGGCGGTGCGCCAACCCTGGCGGTGGGTATCGCGCAGATCCTGCACCAGGTGTTGCCAGGTGAAAACACCATGGCCTTCTGGTACCACTTCGCGATCCTGTTCGAGGCGCTGTTCATCCTCACTGCGGTGGACGCCGGTACCCGTGCCGGGCGCTTCATGCTGCAGGACCTGCTGGGCAGCTTCGTGCCGGCGCTCAAACGCACCGAATCGTGGGGTGCCAACCTGCTCGCCACCGCTGGCTGCGTGGCAATGTGGGGTTATCTGCTGTACCAGGGCGTGATCGACCCGCTGGGTGGCATCAACACCTTGTGGCCGCTGTTTGGCATCTCCAACCAGATGCTGGCCGGTATCGCCTTGATGCTCGGTACTGTGGTGCTGATCAAGATGAAGCGTCAGCGCTACATCTGGGTCACCCTGGTGCCTGCCGTGTGGCTGCTGATCTGCACCACTGCTGCAGGCCTGATCAAGCTGTTCGACCCGAACCCGGCCGTTGGCTTCCTGGCCCTGGCCAAGAAGTACAGCACTGCGCTGGACGCCGGCCAGGTACTGGCCCCGGCCAAGGACATCGGGCAGATGCAGCACGTGATCTTCAACGCCTACACCAACGCGGGCCTGACGATTCTGTTCCTGCTGGTGGTCTTCAGCATCCTGTTCTTCGCCATCAAGGTCGGCTACGCCGCCTGGGGCCGCAAGGAGCGCAGCGACAAGGAAACCCCGTTCCAGGCCTTGCCTGACGCATAA
- a CDS encoding YbdD/YjiX family protein: MFNDLGRLGKYLGQAARLMVGMPDYDNYVEHMQKTHPDKPVMSYEAFFRERQEARYGGKSGPKCC; encoded by the coding sequence ATGTTCAACGACTTGGGTCGACTGGGGAAATACCTGGGGCAGGCAGCCCGCCTGATGGTCGGCATGCCCGACTACGACAACTATGTCGAACACATGCAGAAGACGCACCCGGACAAGCCGGTGATGAGCTACGAGGCGTTCTTCCGCGAACGCCAGGAAGCCCGTTACGGTGGCAAGTCCGGGCCCAAGTGCTGTTGA
- the yjiA gene encoding GTPase: MQTPIPVTVLTGFLGAGKTTLLKHMLKAEHGLKIAVIENEFSEAGIDSQLLGDEPVQVMTLANGCVCCSIHGDLTRALYLLLERLDAGEIAFERLVIECTGLADPAPVAQTFFIDEELRERYILDGIITLVDAVHAELHLTQTIAQAQVGFADRLLLSKTDLVEPAAVQALRERLERINGRAAIRVVEHGRIDLAELLDVRGFNLNPDLGANLKPMLRPVLKPATPDRISTMVLRTETALDIDRLSGFMNELLETHGKQLLRYKGVLNIAGEDRKLVFQGVLKLYGFDWDAEWAEGEARESVMVFIADDLPEATIRAGFEALAAG; encoded by the coding sequence GTGCAGACGCCTATTCCCGTAACCGTACTCACAGGCTTCCTCGGTGCTGGCAAGACCACCTTGCTCAAGCACATGCTCAAGGCCGAGCACGGCCTGAAGATTGCCGTGATCGAAAACGAATTCAGCGAGGCCGGCATCGACAGCCAGCTGCTGGGCGACGAGCCGGTGCAGGTGATGACCCTGGCCAATGGCTGCGTGTGCTGCAGCATCCATGGTGACCTCACACGCGCCTTGTACCTGCTGCTCGAACGCCTGGACGCAGGCGAGATCGCCTTCGAGCGCCTGGTCATCGAATGCACCGGCCTGGCCGACCCGGCGCCGGTGGCTCAAACCTTTTTCATCGACGAGGAACTGCGTGAGCGCTACATCCTCGACGGCATCATCACCCTGGTCGATGCTGTTCATGCCGAACTGCACCTGACCCAGACCATCGCCCAGGCCCAGGTCGGCTTTGCCGATCGCCTGCTGCTGAGCAAGACCGACCTGGTCGAGCCGGCTGCGGTGCAGGCCCTGCGCGAGCGCCTGGAGCGCATCAATGGCCGGGCTGCAATCCGTGTGGTCGAGCACGGCCGTATCGACCTGGCGGAGCTACTGGATGTGCGTGGTTTCAATCTCAACCCCGACCTGGGCGCGAACCTGAAACCGATGCTTCGCCCGGTGCTCAAGCCCGCCACCCCCGACCGTATCTCCACCATGGTGCTGCGCACGGAAACCGCGCTGGACATCGACCGCCTCAGCGGCTTCATGAACGAGTTGCTGGAAACCCACGGCAAACAGCTGCTGCGCTACAAGGGCGTGCTGAACATTGCCGGTGAAGACCGCAAGCTGGTGTTCCAGGGCGTGCTCAAGCTTTACGGTTTCGACTGGGACGCAGAATGGGCCGAGGGTGAAGCCCGCGAGAGCGTAATGGTGTTCATCGCCGATGACCTGCCCGAGGCTACGATTCGGGCTGGCTTCGAGGCGCTGGCTGCGGGCTGA